In Chryseobacterium gotjawalense, the following are encoded in one genomic region:
- a CDS encoding SusD/RagB family nutrient-binding outer membrane lipoprotein, translated as MKKYILLSFVGLALVSCRLDDNLNPNKVLADQATPGLRLSGASVTAYAVQAGTMNGLGNAWTNAWSGNFATFGNPFTTESNLDITTTYRQTIFTDTYKAVTRFQRIIDFGATAPNYVAIAKIQKAYYMQILVDLYGNIPFSEAFKESDNPTPKYDKDVDIYKALVAELLEARALIASTPATAAFKVEATSDPIFKGNMVKWNEFCNTVMLKYAIHLANTTNADGIALRNQIISALAGASYISGDVTINPGYSNASADTQNPLYLNFGRLTYAGAVDTQAYQLMTASDHAVKSLQGDPSKITSGVTDSRIGYLFTTGVKYNGTAAGGATGYYGFPQGMTNDDYKVFLGYTVNDRKPVIGNFSFLGGNFVPASGASANGFLMLRSESEFLQAEAALRGYAGFAGDQAHFEQGIRYSFIFDYTQVDPAAANTTAANAAATAYIASAAAKVKVGWAGTVDNKIAAIQYQRWVALMNYNGIESYINYLRTGYPETPLATTTVKANKPWRLLYPSAEYSSNSANVPVVSQAEVFTKNATTPFIYK; from the coding sequence ATGAAAAAATATATTTTATTATCATTTGTTGGTCTAGCATTAGTTTCTTGCCGATTAGATGATAATTTAAACCCAAACAAAGTCTTGGCAGACCAGGCTACGCCAGGCTTGAGATTATCGGGAGCTTCTGTTACTGCATACGCAGTTCAAGCTGGAACGATGAACGGATTAGGAAATGCATGGACCAACGCTTGGTCAGGAAATTTCGCCACATTTGGAAATCCGTTTACTACGGAATCTAACTTGGATATCACAACTACATACCGTCAAACTATATTTACGGATACGTACAAAGCGGTTACAAGATTTCAAAGAATTATTGACTTTGGCGCTACGGCTCCAAACTATGTAGCAATAGCAAAAATTCAAAAGGCCTATTACATGCAGATTTTAGTTGATCTTTATGGTAATATTCCTTTTTCTGAAGCTTTCAAAGAGTCTGATAATCCAACTCCAAAATACGACAAAGATGTTGATATTTACAAAGCTTTAGTTGCTGAACTTCTTGAAGCAAGAGCTCTAATTGCCAGTACTCCTGCAACCGCAGCTTTTAAAGTAGAAGCTACTTCTGATCCAATTTTCAAAGGAAATATGGTGAAGTGGAACGAATTCTGTAACACGGTAATGTTGAAATATGCAATTCACCTTGCAAATACTACTAACGCCGATGGTATCGCACTAAGAAATCAAATTATTAGCGCTCTTGCAGGTGCTTCCTATATTTCTGGTGACGTTACTATTAATCCAGGTTACAGTAATGCTTCTGCAGATACTCAAAACCCTTTGTATTTAAACTTTGGTAGACTTACATATGCGGGAGCAGTTGATACTCAAGCATACCAATTGATGACAGCTTCAGATCATGCTGTAAAATCATTACAAGGTGATCCATCAAAAATTACCAGTGGAGTTACAGATTCAAGAATCGGATATTTATTCACCACTGGTGTCAAGTACAACGGTACTGCAGCAGGTGGAGCAACAGGCTACTATGGCTTCCCTCAAGGAATGACCAATGATGACTATAAAGTTTTTCTTGGCTACACTGTTAATGATAGAAAACCAGTTATCGGTAACTTCTCATTCTTGGGTGGAAACTTTGTTCCAGCAAGTGGCGCTAGTGCAAATGGATTCTTGATGTTACGTTCAGAAAGTGAATTCTTACAAGCTGAAGCAGCTCTAAGAGGTTATGCTGGATTTGCAGGAGATCAGGCTCATTTTGAACAAGGAATCAGATATTCATTTATCTTTGATTATACGCAAGTTGATCCAGCGGCAGCTAATACTACAGCAGCAAATGCTGCAGCAACCGCATATATCGCAAGCGCAGCAGCCAAAGTTAAAGTTGGATGGGCTGGAACTGTTGATAATAAAATTGCTGCTATCCAATATCAAAGATGGGTTGCTTTAATGAATTACAATGGAATCGAGTCTTACATCAACTACTTAAGAACTGGTTATCCAGAAACTCCACTAGCTACAACTACAGTTAAAGCTAACAAACCTTGGAGACTTCTATATCCATCAGCTGAATATTCTAGTAATAGTGCTAATGTTCCAGTTGTATCACAGGCTGAAGTATTTACCAAAAATGCTACAACGCCGTTTATCTACAAATAG
- a CDS encoding SusC/RagA family TonB-linked outer membrane protein — protein sequence MKKLTTSVLAVVLTASFALVNAQKKDTIRTQNIGEVIITGALGIKKTADAVTSSQQVVSAEELNQAGNSNAVQALTGKVAGLQINLNNSSVNSNNSIQLRGLRSISGNNDALVVIDNVISSATVLGSLPPDLIESINVIKGAQGAALYGADGVNGVIIVSTKKGAKNKLSVSYDGTVDFESVAFVPKRQMKYGQGWDKARDQYENGAWGPAFDGSITAYGVPLYDYNGDGFITLDGIGWDAGLPTTGDNPAAIVAPYIARPNEVKNFFQMGTTLSNSITLNAGSEGKYALLSLNNTKRDFVIDGDKSNKTSFLFKGGAKVNKFTFDGGLNYIRTDFSQTTSMYDETTNDSLYWGLLQSAPDIPITAYKGISEETAYTYNIYYQNPYWRMKHVRQDYTRDYYSANLGAGYDINEHVNVKYTGNLQGTFSKNTSHRDAWSKAKYNGAAASQLKNVTSALFVDDRNSFDYYGDLLLNFDYDLTSDVNLKLNLGHNYQEHRLSIMQNGGANLAVPGVYVMTNVTQPLSASALINESYRRNSHAVFANLDLAYKNFLFLNATGRNEWASQLPVENNSYFYPSVGVSFVPTKAFNFGGDLVNYMKISGNWTKVGNSNTIGWYDINKTTEVVAGYPFGGVNSYRNSMVQTDPNIRPEFITTSEVNLDLGFLKDRVRVSGSIYQQDTKDLITNQTSSSAAGINTKKINIAKMQSKGAEINLGLVPIKTSDFKWEINAGYSYNESIVQEIMEGVNEIALVAGTTWGIYAQKGSVFPLIKVSKMQRDDQGRVIINAANGNPLLTSSLENAGSAAPKSIYNFSTNVSFKGFKLGAVADYRYGAKFIADVKSGLAFNGSLYDSGEVVRENGGFIMENSVISDGAGGYKPNTTVYTGGTSYGSLLTYYSSIFSTYGENLLTDGQAFKIREISLSYSIPKTLVKPYGLEEITFGLHARNPFKKFADNNLDYADPESSYYSGNARGVANRTQYPSTKVYGATLNLKF from the coding sequence ATGAAGAAACTAACAACAAGCGTTTTAGCTGTAGTTTTGACTGCGTCATTTGCTTTGGTAAATGCACAGAAAAAAGACACGATTAGAACGCAAAACATCGGTGAAGTTATAATTACCGGCGCTTTAGGCATTAAGAAAACAGCCGACGCGGTAACATCATCACAACAGGTAGTCTCCGCTGAAGAACTGAATCAAGCTGGAAACTCGAATGCTGTTCAAGCCTTAACAGGTAAGGTAGCTGGTTTACAGATTAACCTAAACAACAGTTCAGTAAACAGTAACAACTCAATTCAATTGAGAGGTCTGCGTAGTATTTCAGGTAACAACGACGCATTAGTGGTTATAGACAATGTAATCTCTTCTGCTACTGTACTTGGATCTCTTCCACCTGATTTAATCGAATCGATTAACGTAATCAAAGGAGCACAAGGTGCTGCTTTATACGGTGCTGACGGTGTGAATGGTGTAATTATAGTAAGTACCAAGAAAGGTGCGAAAAATAAGCTATCCGTAAGTTACGACGGAACTGTTGATTTTGAATCAGTAGCCTTTGTTCCAAAGAGACAAATGAAATATGGTCAAGGCTGGGACAAAGCCAGAGATCAGTATGAAAATGGTGCTTGGGGACCAGCTTTTGACGGTAGTATTACCGCTTATGGTGTTCCCTTGTATGATTACAATGGTGACGGATTCATCACTCTAGATGGTATTGGATGGGATGCAGGTTTACCTACAACAGGCGATAACCCAGCTGCAATTGTTGCTCCTTATATCGCAAGACCGAACGAAGTGAAAAACTTCTTTCAAATGGGTACAACTTTAAGCAACAGTATTACTTTAAATGCAGGAAGCGAAGGAAAATACGCGCTATTGAGTTTGAACAATACCAAGCGTGACTTTGTTATTGATGGAGATAAATCTAATAAGACTTCATTCTTATTCAAAGGAGGTGCGAAAGTAAACAAATTCACTTTTGACGGGGGTCTGAATTATATCAGAACCGATTTTTCCCAAACAACTAGTATGTATGATGAAACTACTAATGATTCATTGTATTGGGGTTTATTACAATCTGCACCAGACATTCCTATTACAGCTTACAAAGGTATCTCGGAAGAAACTGCTTATACGTACAATATCTACTACCAGAACCCGTACTGGAGAATGAAACATGTAAGACAGGATTATACAAGAGATTACTATAGTGCAAATCTTGGTGCTGGTTATGATATTAACGAACACGTAAATGTTAAATATACAGGTAACTTACAAGGGACTTTTTCTAAAAACACCAGTCACAGAGATGCTTGGTCAAAAGCAAAATATAATGGCGCTGCTGCATCACAGTTGAAAAATGTAACTTCTGCATTATTTGTAGATGACAGAAACAGTTTTGATTACTATGGTGATTTATTGTTAAACTTTGATTACGATTTAACAAGCGATGTAAACCTTAAATTAAATCTTGGTCATAACTATCAGGAACACAGATTATCAATCATGCAAAATGGTGGAGCCAATCTAGCTGTACCAGGAGTTTATGTAATGACCAATGTTACTCAACCCCTATCTGCGTCTGCATTAATAAATGAAAGCTATAGAAGGAATTCTCATGCGGTTTTTGCAAATTTAGATTTAGCATATAAGAATTTCCTTTTCTTAAATGCAACCGGTAGAAATGAGTGGGCTTCACAATTACCTGTGGAAAACAACTCTTATTTTTACCCATCTGTAGGAGTTTCATTTGTTCCAACTAAAGCGTTCAATTTTGGAGGAGATCTTGTAAATTACATGAAAATCTCAGGAAACTGGACTAAAGTAGGAAACTCTAACACCATAGGATGGTATGACATCAATAAAACAACTGAAGTTGTAGCAGGATATCCATTCGGTGGCGTAAACTCTTACAGAAACAGTATGGTTCAGACAGATCCAAACATCCGTCCAGAGTTTATTACTACCAGCGAGGTAAATCTTGATTTAGGATTTTTAAAAGACAGAGTTAGAGTTAGTGGATCTATCTATCAGCAGGACACTAAAGATTTGATTACCAATCAAACAAGCTCTTCAGCTGCAGGGATTAATACAAAGAAAATTAATATCGCAAAAATGCAGTCAAAAGGTGCTGAAATCAATTTAGGATTAGTACCAATTAAGACTTCTGATTTCAAATGGGAGATTAATGCAGGTTATTCTTACAACGAATCCATTGTTCAGGAAATTATGGAGGGTGTAAATGAGATCGCTTTAGTTGCTGGTACAACTTGGGGTATTTATGCACAAAAAGGATCGGTTTTCCCATTGATCAAAGTATCAAAAATGCAAAGAGATGACCAAGGTAGAGTTATTATCAATGCTGCAAATGGTAACCCTCTACTTACTTCTTCTCTAGAGAATGCTGGAAGTGCAGCGCCAAAAAGTATTTATAATTTCAGCACCAATGTTTCATTTAAAGGATTCAAACTTGGAGCAGTTGCCGATTATAGATACGGAGCTAAATTCATAGCAGACGTTAAGAGTGGATTAGCATTTAACGGATCATTATATGACTCTGGTGAAGTTGTTCGTGAAAACGGTGGATTCATTATGGAAAACTCAGTAATTTCTGACGGAGCGGGTGGATACAAACCAAACACAACTGTTTATACCGGTGGTACAAGCTACGGTTCTCTACTTACCTACTACAGTAGTATTTTCTCTACCTACGGAGAAAATCTTCTAACTGACGGTCAAGCATTTAAAATTAGAGAAATATCTTTATCATACAGTATACCTAAGACCTTGGTTAAACCATACGGATTGGAAGAGATTACATTTGGATTACATGCAAGAAATCCTTTCAAAAAATTCGCAGATAATAACTTAGATTACGCAGATCCAGAATCCAGTTATTATTCAGGTAATGCAAGAGGTGTTGCTAATCGTACGCAGTACCCTAGTACGAAAGTTTATGGCGCAACGCTAAACCTTAAGTTCTAA
- a CDS encoding ribonuclease HII has product MELLKTFSGSYLEAGCDEVGRGCLCGPVVAAAVILDENFNQNLVNDSKKLTFKTRMALDDYIKENVKDFAIAELSPAFIDEHNILNASIHAMHLALDQLKIRPELLLIDGNRFHPYQLIAHQCIVKGDSKILSIACASILAKNYRDQLMIELHEEFPEYGWNKNMGYATKQHREALIKFGPTIHHRKSFRLDYGIS; this is encoded by the coding sequence ATGGAATTATTGAAAACCTTCTCCGGAAGTTATTTAGAAGCTGGATGTGATGAAGTTGGCAGAGGTTGTCTCTGTGGACCAGTAGTAGCTGCAGCGGTTATTCTCGATGAAAATTTTAACCAAAATTTGGTTAACGATTCTAAAAAATTAACATTTAAGACCCGCATGGCGCTCGATGATTATATTAAAGAAAATGTGAAAGATTTTGCCATTGCAGAGCTTTCTCCAGCCTTTATTGATGAGCATAATATCTTAAATGCAAGTATTCACGCGATGCATTTGGCTTTAGATCAACTGAAAATACGTCCGGAACTTCTTTTAATAGATGGAAACCGGTTTCATCCTTATCAGTTGATTGCACATCAATGTATTGTAAAAGGTGATTCTAAGATTCTTTCTATCGCGTGCGCTTCTATTTTAGCAAAAAATTACCGCGATCAACTGATGATTGAGCTGCATGAAGAATTTCCAGAATATGGGTGGAACAAAAATATGGGATATGCGACCAAACAACACCGGGAAGCCTTAATCAAATTTGGGCCTACGATTCATCACCGGAAATCTTTCAGGCTGGATTACGGCATAAGTTGA
- a CDS encoding IS1182 family transposase, protein MNDMNIKFKDYNQQQNWLFPPSIEELIPESHPVRIVNGIIEQLDLKLLIEEYSKDGKPSFHPKMMLKVMVYAYMDNTYSSRKIEKAMRENINFMWLSAQQVADHNTIARFRSKKLKTIFKDIFKQVVLLLAEEGLVSLKEVFTDGTKIESIAGRYTFVWGNAIKTRKEKMAEQLEQMWNYAQSIADEEDSDPTPPEFKTIDKDKIEKTAKKIEEIISKNPKASTKAKAKLRYIQKNFSQNLDKYEEQEKLLAGRGSYSKTDPDATFMRMKDDHMQNGQLKPAYNVQVSSESQFVIHYSLHQTTNDLNTLKPHLNTFEDLYQFLPEELTADAGYGSEENYDFLEEKNIETFVKYNTFDKEQGILKSKRKKINEDFHRDKLYYNEEKDQYICPMGQPMNKITNRNRKTKSGYAQTSSLYQAQNCNGCPLRGTCHKAQGNRVIERNQNLERHKDRVRENLLSELGEIKRRQRTADVEPVFAHIKSNRNFKRFTHIGIEKAELEFGLHALAHNLRKKSA, encoded by the coding sequence ATCAATGACATGAATATTAAATTTAAGGATTATAACCAACAACAAAACTGGTTATTCCCGCCATCAATCGAAGAGTTGATTCCTGAGAGTCATCCGGTTCGGATTGTCAATGGAATAATTGAGCAACTGGATCTGAAATTGCTCATTGAAGAATACAGCAAAGATGGCAAACCAAGCTTTCATCCCAAGATGATGCTTAAGGTGATGGTTTACGCTTATATGGATAATACGTATTCCAGCAGGAAGATCGAAAAAGCGATGCGCGAGAATATTAATTTCATGTGGCTATCGGCTCAACAGGTTGCAGACCATAATACTATTGCCCGTTTTCGGAGCAAGAAACTCAAGACTATTTTCAAAGATATTTTTAAACAGGTCGTCCTGTTATTAGCCGAGGAAGGACTCGTTAGTTTGAAAGAAGTTTTTACCGATGGCACCAAGATAGAGTCTATTGCCGGGAGGTACACCTTTGTTTGGGGCAATGCCATTAAAACCAGAAAAGAAAAGATGGCAGAGCAACTTGAGCAAATGTGGAACTATGCTCAAAGCATTGCTGATGAAGAAGACAGCGATCCTACGCCACCGGAGTTTAAAACCATCGATAAAGATAAAATAGAGAAGACCGCCAAGAAAATAGAAGAGATTATCAGCAAAAACCCGAAGGCTTCTACTAAAGCAAAGGCAAAACTGAGATACATTCAAAAGAATTTTTCTCAGAACCTGGATAAATACGAGGAGCAGGAAAAACTTTTAGCAGGTCGTGGCAGCTACAGCAAGACCGATCCCGACGCTACCTTTATGCGCATGAAAGATGATCATATGCAGAATGGGCAGCTTAAACCCGCCTACAATGTGCAGGTAAGTTCCGAATCCCAGTTCGTCATTCATTATAGTTTGCACCAAACCACCAACGATTTAAATACGCTCAAACCACACCTTAATACTTTTGAAGATCTTTATCAGTTTTTACCGGAAGAACTCACCGCTGATGCAGGTTACGGCAGTGAAGAAAACTATGATTTTCTGGAAGAAAAAAATATAGAAACCTTCGTAAAATACAACACCTTCGATAAGGAACAGGGGATTTTAAAATCGAAAAGAAAGAAAATCAACGAGGACTTCCATCGCGATAAACTCTATTATAACGAAGAGAAAGATCAATACATCTGTCCGATGGGACAACCAATGAACAAAATCACCAACCGAAATCGAAAAACCAAAAGCGGCTATGCTCAGACAAGCTCACTTTACCAAGCTCAAAACTGCAATGGTTGCCCGCTGCGAGGGACTTGCCATAAAGCCCAGGGAAACAGAGTAATAGAACGGAACCAAAATTTAGAACGGCATAAGGACAGAGTTCGGGAAAATCTCTTAAGTGAACTAGGTGAAATAAAACGCAGACAACGCACTGCCGATGTAGAGCCTGTATTCGCGCATATCAAATCCAACCGGAACTTCAAGCGTTTTACGCACATCGGAATAGAAAAAGCAGAACTGGAGTTCGGATTACACGCTTTAGCACATAATCTAAGAAAGAAAAGTGCTTAA